The following are from one region of the Chionomys nivalis chromosome 16, mChiNiv1.1, whole genome shotgun sequence genome:
- the Lingo2 gene encoding leucine-rich repeat and immunoglobulin-like domain-containing nogo receptor-interacting protein 2, with protein sequence MLHTATPCWQPFLGLATVFLLVGSTIGCPARCECSAQNKSVSCHRRRLIAIPEGIPIETKILDLSKNRLKSVNPEEFISYPLLEEIDLSDNVIANVEPGAFNNLFNLRSLRLKGNRLKLVPLGVFTGLSNLTKLDISENKIVILLDYMFQDLHNLKSLEVGDNDLVYISHRAFSGLLSLEQLTLEKCNLTAVPTEALSHLRSLITLHLKHLNINNMPVYAFKRLFHLKHLEIDYWPMLDMMPANSLYGLNLTSLSITNTNLSTVPFLAFKHLVYLTHLNLSYNPISTIEAGMFSDLIRLQELHIVGAQLRTIEPHSFQGLRFLRVLNVSQNLLETLEENVFSSPRALEVLSINNNPLACDCRLLWLLQRQPNLQFGGQQPMCAGPDTIRERSFKDFHSTALSFYFTCKKPKIREKKLQHLLVDEGQTVQLECNADGDPQPVISWVTPRRRFITAKSNGRATLLGDGTLEIRFAQDQDSGLYVCIASNAAGNDTYTASLTVKGFTSDRFLYANRTPMYMTDSNDTVSNGTNANTFSLDLKTILVSTAMGCFTFLGVVLFCFLLLFVWSRGKGKHKNSIDLEYVPRKNNGAVVEGEVAGPRRFNMKMI encoded by the coding sequence ATGCTTCACACGGCCACACCATGCTGGCAGCCGTTCCTGGGTCTGGCTACGGTGTTCCTCCTCGTGGGATCCACCATCGGCTGTCCTGCTCGCTGTGAGTGCTCCGCCCAGAACAAATCTGTTAGCTGCCACAGAAGACGTTTGATTGCCATCCCAGAAGGCATTCCCATTGAGACCAAAATCTTGGACCTCAGCAAAAACAGATTAAAAAGCGTCAACCCTGAAGAATTCATATCATATCCTCTCTTGGAGGAGATAGACTTGAGTGACAACGTCATCGCCAATGTGGAGCCTGGGGCTTTTAACAACCTCTTTAACCTACGATCCCTCCGCCTGAAAGGCAATCGCCTTAAGTTGGTCCCGTTGGGAGTGTTCACAGGACTGTCCAATCTCACCAAACTTGACATTAGTGagaataagattgttattttgcTGGACTACATGTTCCAGGATCTACATAACCTGAAGTCTCTAGAAGTGGGGGACAATGATTTGGTTTATATATCACACAGGGCCTTTAGCGGACTACTTAGCTTGGAGCAGCTCACCCTGGAGAAGTGCAACTTAACAGCAGTACCAACAGAAGCCCTTTCCCACCTCCGCAGCCTCATTACCTTGCATCTGAAGCATCTTAATATCAACAATATGCCTGTGTATGCCTTTAAAAGATTGTTCCACCTGAAACACCTAGAGATCGACTACTGGCCTATGCTAGATATGATGCCGGCCAATAGCCTCTATGGTCTCAACCTCACCTCCCTCTCCATCACTAACACCAACCTGTCCACTGTCCCCTTCCTCGCCTTTAAACACCTGGTATACCTGACCCACCTTAACCTCTCCTACAATCCCATCAGCACTATCGAAGCAGGCATGTTCTCTGACCTGATCCGCCTACAGGAGCTTCATATAGTGGGGGCCCAATTGCGCACCATTGAGCCTCACTCCTTCCAAGGGCTCCGCTTCCTCCGTGTGCTCAATGTATCTCAGAACCTGCTGGAAACATTGGAAGAGAATGTCTTCTCCTCCCCTAGGGCTTTGGAGGTCCTGAGCATTAACAACAACCCACTAGCCTGCGACTGccgactcctctggctcctacagcgACAACCCAACCTACAGTTTGGGGGCCAGCAGCCCATGTGTGCCGGACCAGACACTATCCGTGAGAGGTCATTTAAGGATTTCCATAGCactgctctttctttttattttacctgCAAAAAGCCCAAAATCCGTGAAAAGAAATTACAGCATCTCCTAGTGGATGAAGGACAGACAGTCCAGCTGGAGTGCAATGCTGACGGAGACCCACAGCCCGTGATTTCCTGGGTGACACCCCGAAGGCGTTTCATCACCGCCAAATCCAATGGAAGGGCCACTTTGTTGGGTGATGGCACCCTGGAAATCCGTTTTGCCCAGGATCAAGACAGTGGGTTGTATGTTTGCATTGCTAGCAACGCTGCTGGGAACGACACCTACACAGCCTCCCTCACTGTGAAGGGATTCACTTCAGACCGCTTCCTTTACGCAAACAGGACCCCTATGTACATGACCGACTCCAATGACACCGTTTCCAACGGCACTAATGCCAATACTTTTTCCCTGGACCTTAAAACAATACTGGTATCTACAGCCATGGGCTGTTTCACATTCCTGggagtggttttattttgttttctcctcctttttgtGTGGAGCCGAGGAAAAGGCAAGCACAAAAACAGCATTGACCTCGAGTATGTGCCCCGAAAAAACAATGGTGCTGTTGTGGAAGGGGAGGTGGCTGGACCCAGGAGGTTCAACATGAAAATGATATAA